Part of the Novosphingobium sp. ZN18A2 genome, TCCCCCTGTGCAGGCCGCCCTTCAGGCGGCGCATGGGCGGAATCATCCACGATTTGGTTGCATTGGCAAGGGGAACGGACCCCCTGCGCGGACCTGTCAACCGCGCGCGAACCGAACGCTCCGCACGAATCCGGCAATCCCACGCAACTTCCGTTATTCCTTGCGAAGATCCTCGCGGATATCGCCCAGACGGTCATAGATGCCGAAAAACACCATATAGACTTCCATGAGAACGCGCCAGAACAGCACGCCAAAACCGAAACCGACCACCGAAAGAAGAATCGTCCCCACACCGGTGGCGAAACTGTAGCGCATCATCCCCAGCGCCCCGGCAAACGTAATCAGGGCAAAGATCGCCATGCCGACGA contains:
- a CDS encoding DUF4282 domain-containing protein; this translates as MEKDFSISDLGNFEKLVTPKVIKIIYWLGLVGMAIFALITFAGALGMMRYSFATGVGTILLSVVGFGFGVLFWRVLMEVYMVFFGIYDRLGDIREDLRKE